The Acropora palmata chromosome 10, jaAcrPala1.3, whole genome shotgun sequence genome contains a region encoding:
- the LOC141894677 gene encoding GREB1-like protein isoform X3, with amino-acid sequence MYTRSWNWTTDSSRLMQLSHTPPLPVNQSVRGDMPNDARPSSDEDEGQSGIRSSPYIRPHSTTEPARSSGLHSRPLQSGPICSTPGLCQSGGELRLSHLSGKKVQASEGFLLVGAKSPMLPSMMLVAEVDRRFLPDEKNNVTMLGFSGNCIGCGAKGFRYFTEFSSHINLQLATQPKKQKHLKYYVVREPSGRLRKGPPIPWKVEGRKRTFPLPGPFAASSFAAADVDNDLSRTSPASAPLHLMPVQSRSGAMQASSTSESQMEEGLLGLRPTSHSPAEQSYSSILSAKRRRWESTGSESPLGSDDGHCGDTGRSSETGELPSEPWLTAACGVRPVLLLCQHSIPKIPCGIEEIIISDLLVGCFDAPLVSDHNQFGNLISGAYSAATATAADGHENTSRSYFGNVPCLTTQMAVLLTVQYLTQFVDDDRISREDIEQLLQDARLELTATVQQQVHVLAQSNAVMHVQLPVLTSLTAANSKGRVKIVSSPVSLDNAIFRALKFLWEIHRHNQSKFPKVPVPDFIFILATSTKKSPEFCLLVTSILQAKYLSEAMIGHPVGARIADNLNCLENLFKLSSDALEQMINNFEDSMGQGKLVFVPFNGFARTKVVADEASKLEPRVSSVSSQPPNETLFASQHLIAKHLLNQVCAIGENAISLDINNFTAVSAVIIVPPLTTLFNQTTQRLCNSGLLCELGLETSKDAALPCTAEKYVIKHSGIEETEYQLLKLLEKISNKPEVLFVFVFDQAQFFASPHGILDFPYYKEFLEAHNVLVLYVTSTPYLFQTNCSFIDPSNEIYWSDVKSETGGVSSSVVENSSDNLETNEGTYFGMKEYCESIKWTHQFPLVRQDDAFEKMALRTSRTTDDVNLSVLRCYLLIRHYCAAIMWSAGIKPAEPHCTLKTIQIMREIIESPVYNSDGSGSMLVIRIPSVELANLAFESLKNTRDRLGFQFRFAIVHDNGVNELEIEEYFLKRLRLWREQRWQPKTKLNSADKWTPKCFEDLHDLPCIVILSGKERPGDTFPRSLKYIDLRLIDRGFVYRSSLELEFSAIACYIGSGTGSRAIKTSEPNIQADADSKDNSRTEAACRTSRYSSAYPLPVILVSRSVFKAFQSDFYGYPRHLLLPTTPLTRWVGLGRPPVVTSNPRHQSLYYREWTEPKPKQVPEPQQGASRKPVITSRSASGVIISPDMADVVEEDGMSAVESFNESNRMASTAASEGEDSSCEDSKSAYENEAKKTRASETTEKREPAIGSALDRAVEVGNEGSGKELEKRKDGKYHPRSILFSGPPQVGKSQAYLQFIRLLHQMVQKLRHVDVYNESLSVAEESSSHAMPDTSEVNPERMVWPLYNEIIQLPFSCFLNEHKYSSTSKLRVHPLVGSTTSGDVAKRALPVRRSPRRPTCSMMLSFWAAYDTYHHCDGCKSYRESRGPSTPLSYAYPLQGGEWLRFIIPHHCVRNFTFTKDKQLRSLRLPLVLIGGKGEPVKSLKTEGDGGGELPASVKSPIMIPSTGRHDCGLLNLYHAMEGEDHVLLVFVKHQEIALYHKAWPNHVIVGLPASADSLGLGAARYYIKEFATENWHTERERHGVQNQPGQDAWPFIFMMDDSCVMWQNLLKQSVKKEESSTKDTERSPYNMTSLVKVLQHLESTPDLMSYGMLGLQQYSTDSPSPLAQGSFTHGLLQSSFLMNLDKLQGLKFNKNRYWWEDVDFSVRALASGIHSCRFNHLVVAKKFIESGGATAFKEEPASSSEGRSDRGKELLPGENLVTAPDREDATYLNAPAYYLLERYFEVAGPAKLFPVTAAQPDHPVLVVDCYINLGPKLTVEFVSSVGWNKDKMYECKSETSYGGLLLYLCDHSVSKQFLSQFKFAPGSRLCLVCQDRNMLRQEVARLDLEEHWRFRLRDELQTANSPDQPALYFLAGKHDD; translated from the exons AATCTCCTATGTTACCGAGCATGATGTTAGTGGCTGAAGTGGACCGGCGCTTTCTTCCAGACGAGAAAAACAACGTCACTATGCTAGGATTTAGTGGAAACTGCATCGGTTGTGGGGCCAAGGGATTTAGATACTTCACAGAATTTTCAAGTCACATCAACTTACAGCTTGCCACTCAGCCCAAGAAACAAAAGCATCTAAAATACTACGTTGTCAGGGAACCAAGTGGGAGATTGCGCAAGGGGCCTCCAATACCGTGGAAGG TTGAAGGAAGAAAACGAACATTCCCTCTTCCTGGACCATTCGCGGCATCTTCATTCGCGGCCGCGGACGTAGACAACGACCTTTCAAGGACAAGTCCAGCATCAG CGCCGCTTCATCTGATGCCCGTGCAGTCTCGTTCCGGTGCTATGCAAGCATCAAGTACCTCGGAATCACAGATGGAGGAAGGGCTGTTAGGTTTGCGTCCAACCAGTCACAGCCCAGCTGAACAGTCTTACAGTTCAATTCTATCTGCAAAGAGAAGGCGCTGGGAATCCACAGGAAGTGAATCTCCTTTGGGAAGCG aCGATGGCCATTGCGGCGACACTGGTAGATCATCTGAGACGGGTGAGCTCCCATCCGAACCCTGGCTGACAGCTGCTTGCGGTGTGCGGCCTGTTCTTCTCCTCTGCCAACATTCCATCCCCAAAATACCTTGCGGTATCGAGGAAATCATCATCAGCGACTTGCTGGTTGGCTGCTTTGATGCTCCTCTCGTCTCGGACCATAACCAGTTTGGCAACCTGATATCAGGAGCGTACAGCGCGGCTACAGCGACAGCGGCAGACGGCCACGAAAACACGTCAAGATCCTACTTCGGCAACGTACCGTGTCTTACAACACAGATGGCCGTTCTTCTAACCGTTCAGTACCTCACTCAGTTTGTTGACGATGACCGAATTAGCAGGGAAGATATCGAGCAATTGTTGCAAGACGCCAGGTTGGAGTTAACAGCCACTGTGCAGCAACAAGTGCATGTACTTGCACAGAGCAATGCGGTCATGCATGTGCAACTTCCCGTGCTGACCAGCCTAACAGCAGCAAACTCAAAAGGCCGAGTCAAAATTGTGTCTTCTCCGGTGTCGTTGGATAATGCGATTTTCAGGGCTTTGAAGTTCCTCTGGGAAATTCACCGACACAATCAGTCCAAATTCCCCAAAGTTCCAGTTCcagatttcatttttatcttagCAACGTCAACGAAAAAGTCGCCTGAATTCTGTTTGCTTGTCACTAGCATTCTCCAGGCCAAGTACCTCTCTGAGGCCATGATTGGACACCCAGTTGGCGCACGGATCGCGGATAACCTCAACTGCCTCGAGAATCTTTTCAAACTATCCAGCGATGCGTTGGAGCAAATGATAAACAATTTCGAAGACTCTATGGGACAAGGAAAGTTGGTCTTTGTTCCTTTTAATGGTTTTGCCAGGACGAAGGTAGTGGCCGATGAAGCATCGAAATTGGAACCACGAGTTTCATCAGTGAGTTCGCAACCTCCGAACGAAACTTTGTTTGCAAGTCAACATCTCATTGCGAAACACTTGCTAAACCAAGTGTGTGCAATCGGTGAAAATGCCATCTCTCTCGACATTAACAATTTCACTGCAGTATCTGCGGTTATCATCGTCCCTCCTTTGACGACGTTGTTTAATCAAACCACACAAAGACTTTGCAACTCAGGGCTCTTGTGCGAACTGGGACTCGAGACCTCTAAAGACGCTGCACTGCCTTGCACTGCAGAGAAATATGTTATTAAACACAGCGGCATTGAAGAAACTGAGTATCAATTGTTGAAACTTTTGGAGAAAATTAGCAATAAGCCGGAGGTTTTGTTCGTTTTCGTTTTCGACCAGGCGCAATTTTTCGCCAGTCCTCATGGCATTTTGGACTTTCCTTACTACAAAGAATTTCTTGAGGCTCACAATGTTCTTGTGCTTTATGTGACCTCAACTCCTTATCTCTTTCAAACAAACTGTTCCTTTATTGACCCTTCCAATGAAATCTACTGGTCCGATGTAAAATCAGAAACAG GTGGGGTTTCTTCGAGTGTGGTTGAAAACTCAAGCGATAACTTGGAAACAAACGAAGGCACGTATTTTGGAATGAAAGAATACTGCGAGTCGATCAAATGGACGCATCAGTTTCCTCTGGTCAGACAGGATGACGCCTTTGAGAAAATGGCATTGAGAACTAGCAG AACCACTGATGACGTAAATTTGAGTGTTTTGAGATGTTACCTGCTCATTCGACACTATTGCGCCGCAATCATGTGGTCAGCAGGTATCAAGCCTGCCGAGCCGCACTGCACTTTGAAGACCATACAGATCATGCGCGAGATCATTGAGTCGCCGGTTTATAATTCGGATGGCAGCGGCTCTATGCTTGTAATTCGTATTCCATCCGTTGAGCTTGCCAATCTGGCTTTTGAAAGCCTGAAAAACACGCGGGACAG GCTTGGCTTCCAGTTCAGATTTGCTATCGTACACGATAACGGTGTCAACGAACTAGAAATCGAGGAGTATTTCTTGAAGCGATTGAGACTGTGGAGGGAACAAAGAT GGCAACCAAAAACCAAACTCAACTCTGCTGATAAATGGACGCCAAAGTGCTTTGAAGATCTTCATGACCTACCTTGTATTGTCATCTTAAGTGGTAAAGAAAGGCCAGGAGACACTTTCCCAAG GTCTTTGAAATATATTGACTTGCGGCTCATCGACAGAGGTTTTGTGTATCGTTCATCCCTGGAGCTCGAATTCAGCGCCATTGCTTGTTACATCGGATCAGGAACCGGTTCGCGTGCCATCAAAACTAGCGAGCCAAACATTCAAGCTGATGCAGACAGCAAAGACAATTCTCGAACTGAGGCGGCGTGCAGAACGAGCCGATACTCCTCCGCGTATCCCTTACCTGTGATCCTTGTCTCGCGCTCCGTCTTCAAGGCATTCCAGTCCGATTTTTACGGCTATCCGAGACATCTTCTCCTGCCAACGACTCCGCTGACCCGGTGGGTAGGGCTTGGTCGCCCGCCGGTTGTGACGTCAAATCCTCGTCACCAGTCCCTTTATTACAGAGAATGGACGGAACCGAAACCCAAACAGGTTCCTGAGCCACAGCAAGGTGCATCCAGGAAACCAGTGATTACGTCACGCAGTGCAAGTGGAGTGATTATCAGCCCTGACATGGCAG ATGTTGTTGAAGAGGATGGCATGTCTGCTGTGGAGTCATTTAACGAAAGCAACCGAATGGCCTCGA CAGCCGCCAGTGAAGGTGAAGACAGTAGCTGTGAAGATTCCAAGTCTGCGTatgaaaatgaagcaaagaaaacgCGAGCTTCAGAAACGACCGAAAAACGTGAACCAGCCATTG GATCTGCGCTTGACCGAGCTGTGGAAGTAGGAAACGAAGGCAGCGGAAAGGAGCTGGAAAAACGAAAAGATGGAAAATATCATCCGAGGTCCATTCTGTTCAGTGGGCCACCACag GTGGGTAAAAGTCAAGCATATCTTCAGTTTATTCGTCTCTTGCACCAAATGGTCCAAAAACTACGACACGTGGATGTCTACAACGAATCTCTGTCTGTCGCAGAGGAAAGCTCTTCACATGCCATGCCCGATACTTCCGAAGTCAATCCCGAAAGAATGGTGTGGCCTTTGTACAACGAGATCATACAGTTACCATTCAGTTGCTTTCTCAATGAACACAAATACTCCAGCACCAGTAAGCTCCGAGTCCATCCTCTAGTGGGAAGCACCACTTCCGGTGACGTCGCCAAGCGGGCGCTGCCAGTCAGACGGTCTCCAAGGCGACCGACTTGTTCGATGATGCTCTCGTTCTGGGCTGCGTACGACACATATCACCATTGCGACGGTTGCAAGAGTTATCGGGAAAGCAGAGGTCCCAGTACTCCTCTGAGCTATGCGTATCCTCTGCAGGGTGGGGAGTGGTTGCGGTTTATAATCCCTCACCACTGTGTGCGTAATTTTACTTTCACCAAAGACAAGCAACTACGAAGTTTGCGCCTGCCTCTTGTTCTGATTGGGGGAAAGGGAGAGCCTGTGAAGTCGCTTAAAACGGAGGGTGACGGCGGCGGAGAGCTGCCAGCGTCAGTGAAAAGCCCAATCATGATTCCAAGCACTGGGAGGCACGATTGTG GTCTGCTAAATTTGTACCATGCAATGGAAGGTGAGGATCACGTGCTTCTTGTCTTCGTGAAACACCAGGAGATTGCGTTGTACCACAAGGCGTGGCCAAACCACGTGATAGTTGGTCTGCCTGCCAGCGCGGACAGCCTAGGACTAGGCGCAGCACGTTATTACATCAAG GAATTTGCGACAGAAAATTGGCACACAGAGAGAGAGCGGCATGGAGTTCAAAACCAGCCAGGCCAAGATGCTTGGCCATTTATCTTTATGATGGATGACTCCTGCGTTATGTGGCAAAACCTGCTAAAGCAATCAGTGAAAAA agAAGAATCCTCCACAAAGGATACCGAGCGCTCTCCCTATAACATGACTTCGCTAGTAAAGGTCCTCCAGCACCTTGAGAGCACACCGGACCTTATGAGTTATGGCATGCTGGGTCTACAACAATATAGTACCGACTCACCTAGCCCTTTAGCTCAAGGCTCCTTTACACATGGACTCTTGCAGTCTTCATTTTTGATGAATCTGGACAAGCTACAGGGGCTCAAGTTCAACAAAAACCG TTACTGGTGGGAAGATGTGGACTTCAGTGTCCGAGCCCTTGCCAGCGGAATCCACAGCTGTCGCTTCAACCATCTGGTGGTAGCGAAGAAGTTCATTGAATCAGGAGGTGCCACCGCATTCAAGGAGGAACCAGCTTCGTCCTCTGAGGGCAGAAGCGACCGCGGCAAAGAGTTGCTGCCAGGGGAAAACTTAGTGACGGCCCCAGACCGAGAGGATGCTACTTATCTCAATGCCCCAGCTTATTACCTTCTGGAGCGATATTTTGAGGTGGCAGGCCCTGCCAAGTTGTTCCCTGTGACGGCAGCTCAACCCGATCATCCCGTCCTGGTTGTGGACTGCTATATAAATCTTGGTCCGAAACTAACGGTCGAGTTTGTGAGTTCGGTTGGATGgaacaaagacaaaatgtATGAATGCAAGAGTGAAACAAG TTACGGCGGATTGTTGCTTTATTTATGCGATCACTCAGTTTCCAAACAATTCCTGTCGCAATTCAAGTTCGCCCCAGGCTCTCGGCTGTGTCTCGTCTGCCAGGATCGCAACATGCTCAGACAGGAAGTGGCGCGACTAGACTTGGAAGAGCACTGGCGTTTCCGGTTACGTGATGAACTGCAAACCGCCAACAGCCCTGATCAACCTGCCCTTTACTTTCTCGCGGGAAAGCATGATGATTGA